In Trichomycterus rosablanca isolate fTriRos1 chromosome 5, fTriRos1.hap1, whole genome shotgun sequence, the sequence AGTGTTGATTATTAGGTCGATATCAAGCAACTCCCATCACACCTATACCAAGCCACCAGGAAAACTGAACACTTTCTTTAAAGGGTTACAAGTTGTACAATATTGTGACAATAAAATGAATTCTACCTGCTATCTTTATCCCAGAGCAGCATGCGAATGTGGTTGACGATGGAAGGCTGGCCGAGGCGAATCTGGATTCCTGCGCTGCGACCGTCATCCTCTATTGGGTGCCTGGTAAAGCCATGGTCCAGGTCATAATTCTGAGTGTCTCCGTCCAACAGGGCCGACTTTAGCTCACCCTTCACGACCACAGCTCCGTGCTTCATGGTGGCAAAGTTCTCTTCAGGgactacacacagaaacaaaGTAAGAGACGTCAGTACAACCTTTTAGAACGTGAGAAAAAAGACTGCATTAGGACTATTATTATGGCATAACTGCAGATCTTAATGAGCAAACAATTTACTGATATGCAAACTAATAATGTTGAtgaaaaaaaaaggttgatTTAAATTGGTGTCCAATTTCAGTTGTCAGTGTAATATTGCCTGTGCACACCTGATGAACATGTACGCTTGATAAACAGGAAAATGTTTGCCATTTCCCCCTCCCTAAATTATTTAATTCCCTGTTTTAATTTCTCTGCTGCCTGCACCACCCCCATACAGTCTGATGAGGGCCGCAGACCGCACCCACTTCCTCCAACAGTCAAGTGGAGTTCGCTTCTTCACACCAGCTGCCAATGGATTCTTAGACATCTGTCCAAACCtgcctccctcagacacggccagcTGTTTCTGTTACATTCCAGGGtgaacagcagcactgctgagacaGCTGTGCTTCTAAAAGGAAAACATTTATTTGGTAGGCAGATGCCCATTAAGGAATCCTTTCAATCTAGCCCTCAATCATAATCATGTACAGCAGCTTTACTAACTGAATCATTTGCATCTTCCGCTGACATGGATAAACCATTATCCTTAGTATCCCTTACACAATTAATTTGCTTTGTCTGCTACACCTTACAATCAAAAGTGAAATACGGTTTCAAATGGTTGATTTGGTTTTCATTGCCGCTTCAAAATGAAGCTTAGCAAACATTTGCCTCGCTTAATTTTGCGCTATAGAAAAGCAAATCGCTACAAATAGAAAGTAAAAGTAGTGATTTTGACTCTGATTTAAACTTACAGGTAACAAAGTGCCCTTATGTAGCCTGGTTCACACCCGCACACCTCTAGAAGAACATGATGAGGGCACACCTGGATTACATTCTTATCATAGTTGTCGTGCATGGATGCCACAAGTGATTCGGTGGAATCAGATAATCAGCGAATGCATTCCGAAAGTACTTATACTGCATTTTTAGTTCTTTTGTTTTACATGTTGTTATGCATAGCTGGTGCGTTGatgcttaggtggcacagcataAATCTATCTAATTATATGGTGGCCCGCCCAACTGCCATGGCCCAAGTCTCGAATTTTAATCTCAGCATTACCAGCGGCATGTCAAggtgtgtatacaccgatcagccataacaataaaaccatctccttgtttctacactcactgttcattttatcagctccacttatcatatagaagcactttgtaactctacaattactgactgtagttcatctgtttctctgcatgctttgttagcccccttttatgctgttcttcaatggtcaggacccccacatgaccacacagagcaggtattatttaggtggtggatcattctcagcactgcagtgacactgacatggtggtggtgtgttagtgtgtgttgtgctggtatgagtggatcagacacaatgcTAGTGGGTCAGACACAAAATTATTACATTGCTAAAAAGTAAGCATTATAAGCTTTCAATTAGTGCCTTATTTACCAAGACTGTATAGGTTAATGATGGGATTACATGCAACTCCCTGATATATTGCAATGTCCGTAATATTGGAACTAGTTtggaatgtgatgtccaacaagctcatggtcagctgtgctcatacttttggcaaaaCAGTGTATAGATTTAAGATTTGCAATGTGAACTAACTGAGCACGCCGCGATAGTTGAGCTCCATGTCTCTTCTCTCTGAGCGCGTCTGGATGGCGTCGAGCAGTTCGTCTGCGCTGACGAGACCTGATGGCCGAACCACGTTTAGCATTTCTGACAGGCTCATGAGGGGGAGGCGCATGGCCGCCATCACTTCCCGTGCGCTGGGGTCCTCGCTGTTCTGCTTACACCAGCGACACAGGGCCTGGAAGATCTCCCTCTCACTTGCTGCGAACGAGTCCCTCCTCACTACTGTTAACAGTGCAGACTTGGAGAAAAAAGAAGGAGGTATCAACAGCTGAAGTTTACATACTCTATAGACCGTTTCAATGaggtaaacaataacaacgctactgcgcatgtcTGTTCCTTCAGCCTTTCCGGTAGCGCCATGTTTAAATATCCATCCAGCCGTCAACATGACGAGCTCGTACTTTGCGAGTCTCCCGAAAGTGGAACAAACGCGATATAAGCAGAAATTAATGATAGATCATCAAGTATCTTTACCAGACCCTTCTGAGGAGAATTTAAAAAGACGTTTGCCTGAGGTAACATTCATGTAACATACCCAGACGAGTATCACTACCTTGTTCAAACGAagtgtgtttacaccagagagGCAGTGAAAGCATACCGCAGTTTGGGCGTACGCATACaattcattattaaaataattattgtgtCATCTCCCCTTTTACATTCTGTGAAAAATCTTTTGAGGTAAGAgccattataatataataataatctgacagacaaaccacagtgaattaCTTCTCATCTGAATTAGAACATATTAGCTAATGCTGAAACAATTTTTTATAGCCTAActggaaatacatgaaatatttcacagTAAGCTCAATGTATCcataaatagtttatttactttttgtattacaaaagtagaaCAATGTTTCTTTACAGGTCTGCATGTCATTTAATAATTGAGCTAAGAGCTGttgatataattccatataggaACATTTCCCCAAAATATAGTTCTATAAAGTTATGGCTTTAACACAGTATTATAAGGAGAATGTAAACTTTTAAGGCTTATGTTaggtttatgtttattctgttcttttaatacaaatattaagtgcctgcgtattttaatacacttaagctaaacgtcagggacaagacaccATGAGAACAGCGTTCAAGTGAGTACATTTgttcacaatattttattatgaaaacattgctatatattacatttattataagagcTGATAGTGGGTATCCACTGTCACTTTAATTTCTGAAAGCAAGTTTGTACCTGGCCTGAGGGAACATCCGACAACCGAACAACATGGTCCTAACTTTAATTTAGACATACTGTCAATAAATCAGACCTGAACTAACGCAAAAGAATTGAAGCAGTTGTGCTCAATCGCTATTGTTCTGAGCGCTGTTTACCGGCAAGCTGAAGGTCTTAGGAACAGCTACGTCACTTCCTGGACTTATAGTTGTTTTCCACTTACCTTGGACAGAGCGAGAAAGCCGTCAGACTTAAGCACGTCTACAGCATGCTGGTCCATATAAGAACAGCAGGCTTCAGCCAGACTGCTGAGGTGATACAGACTGGCCACGTCAAATATCAGACTCACGTTCTGAGTGTTGAGCAAAGTGCGTAGGTAGTCACAGGTGGATGCCTCCAATGGTTGGAGGTCATAGCGATGCGCCAAGCCCAGGAAGTCCAACAAAGTTTCCTCCTTAGCTTCACTCAGGCTGGCTCTGCCTGTGTATAGGTAACGCAGGAGCATGGAGAAAGCTTCGACTCGAGTGTCTTCCAAACGGACCTCGGCCTGGGGCTGAGATTCCCTCATCCCACCATACAGCAGAGCTCTGCggaaaaagaacaaaacaaaatagaaaaaagggtttaaagctgtttttggaagggaaaaaaaagacgTTAATCCAATACTAGAAAAACCTGTTTATTTTGGGGCATATTTATGCATGTTTTACTAGTTAAAATGGTTTTCATTTCTGATATCCAGTATACAGGAAAGTCGCAAACTGAGAACAATACAGGTTTTAATTACTGACTCCTTTCTGCTGCTCCTGTAAGAGGTTGCCACATAATAGATCTGACACAGTTTCTACTTCTTCCTATATATCCAAGCTTGACgccagcactaagggtgcaaAGATATATCCCCCCAGCTACACCCATCTGCATTTGTAAGCccagcctgggattcgaaccctataATTCAGGCATAGCTGTAACCAGGAGCATGGCTCTTATCATTAAACCACAAGCTCACAAGTTTTGGTTATTACCACATCAATATTGTTTTCACTAATTAATGCCTCATTCTAATCgatacagtttaaaaaactgTGCTTCATGCCCATGAGTACCAAATCACCCAGCACTTCACCTCCAATGTACACTCAGCAAACTGCCGCTCTATCATATCTGGATATGTTGCAGAACACACAGAAAAGCCTGATAGAATTTGTGGGAAGTCTGGAAAGCACAGTAAAATcaaaactagagatgcatgagtaccgatactggtatcgggtatttgcccgataccgcgctcattacctcgcaaacgaggctccgataccaaacatccgataccgtgtgcctagtgcacgttgctgcgttatgcctggttcacactacacgatttttgcccagattttcgctcggcggctggtcggcgctagatttgccggctcgggagcaactcggcgttcgcacggcgatcaaaactcggctctcgatcgctaagtgtgaactatccaacaactcgatccgaccggctcgccgaccgctcgagttttctagcatgtcagatatctgatctgagatgtgcgactgggaatgagtgacatgtcgaacagccaatgagaacgcaggatatggtgtgaggggaaacgcaggagaggagtgtaaacaggtgggacagggggataatatagtttatatcagaatacaccagcacacacacgttttacagtatttctgacctgatcgttctctacaaaacataacaacaaaacaccaacattgcaaaaatatttattaacctccaactcattacagaacaatccatgctgttcgtgttgccaaatccactcagattcatttatttttcctccttgatttcagcacaaacactttgatccctcactacttgttgacgtgcatttttggacgtggtatcattaacatcaacttctcgtcacttctcacgtgtgtttttgtttaaaaaaaacaacaactgtattctaaataggtatcggtatcggtatcggcaagtacaaaaatacatgtactcgtactcggttgggaaaaaatggtatcgatgcatccctaatcaAAACTCATAAACCAGACTAGTGAAAATGCTGAATATGTTGAATGTTGAATATTGAATACATTTACTTTCACCTCAAAACATATACTTagcaaaataatttaattgaaaTCTcagattttagattttttttattatttggtaTGTTGGTCCTGTTGCTGTAATGACAGACGACAGCATGCAATCCACAGGTTTGTGTACAATCTGATAATCCATGTTATCCCAGCAtgatattacaatatttcaaaaaGCATCGTGTTATGTTACTGAATGCTTGGCGCTTGGCTTTCTATGTCTTCAGGCGCCATCATAAATGCTGATTGGGGTTTAGGCCATGTGACTGTGGTGGACAGTCCATGTCAGCACTTCCTGATCCTCTTTAGTCTTAGTTGTAAGTTGCAAAGCTTTGAGGTTTAATATTTCTAATgaaaaaacatattaaatattGAGAGGGGGGAAgtatgacaaatatgcaaagaTATAGGAAGATTAGAAGAAACCTGTTTTCACagcaatgtaataaaaaaaaaataacagtataaaaacaagGACACTAGCTAAGCTGCGGCCTTTCCCAACCAGCTGGGGTGTCATGCAAGTGGCAGAGGGTGCCCGAGTACCACTGTAGTAAGTAACAATGCAAACATCTGATGTGAGCTCTGAATGATGTTAGAGACAAGTACCTGAAGTACTGACAGCGAGCTGCCAGAATAACCCTGTGAGCTGGAAATCGCTTCTCCTCCACTAAAAAAGTAACATCACTGTATTCCTCTGCAGGCACCAAGGCAGCCAGCTGCTCAGACAGAAGGTGCATGTGGTCGACTTCAGACGCCGAACCCAGCGGGCGCAGGGGATGACTGTCGCTCATGGCTGCCACTTACA encodes:
- the btbd9 gene encoding BTB/POZ domain-containing protein 9 isoform X1 — protein: MSDSHPLRPLGSASEVDHMHLLSEQLAALVPAEEYSDVTFLVEEKRFPAHRVILAARCQYFRALLYGGMRESQPQAEVRLEDTRVEAFSMLLRYLYTGRASLSEAKEETLLDFLGLAHRYDLQPLEASTCDYLRTLLNTQNVSLIFDVASLYHLSSLAEACCSYMDQHAVDVLKSDGFLALSKSALLTVVRRDSFAASEREIFQALCRWCKQNSEDPSAREVMAAMRLPLMSLSEMLNVVRPSGLVSADELLDAIQTRSERRDMELNYRGVLIPEENFATMKHGAVVVKGELKSALLDGDTQNYDLDHGFTRHPIEDDGRSAGIQIRLGQPSIVNHIRMLLWDKDSRSYSYYIEVSMDELDWVRVVDHSKFLCRSWQNLYFQSRVCRFIRLVGTHNTVNKVFHLVAFECMFTQRSFVLESGLLVPTGNIATVQTCASVVEGVSRCRNALLNGDTSHYDWDSGYTCHQLGSGAIVIQLAQPYLLSSIRLLLWDCDERSYSYYVEVSSDQQHWVQVVDRTRVMCRSWQTLQFEKQPASFIRIVGTHNTANEVFHCVHFECPAQLDTEVKEGSPGSNQSNQTRNSQQPQQSGPQGLCTARISMSTLHT
- the btbd9 gene encoding BTB/POZ domain-containing protein 9 isoform X2, with translation MSDSHPLRPLGSASEVDHMHLLSEQLAALVPAEEYSDVTFLVEEKRFPAHRVILAARCQYFRALLYGGMRESQPQAEVRLEDTRVEAFSMLLRYLYTGRASLSEAKEETLLDFLGLAHRYDLQPLEASTCDYLRTLLNTQNSALLTVVRRDSFAASEREIFQALCRWCKQNSEDPSAREVMAAMRLPLMSLSEMLNVVRPSGLVSADELLDAIQTRSERRDMELNYRGVLIPEENFATMKHGAVVVKGELKSALLDGDTQNYDLDHGFTRHPIEDDGRSAGIQIRLGQPSIVNHIRMLLWDKDSRSYSYYIEVSMDELDWVRVVDHSKFLCRSWQNLYFQSRVCRFIRLVGTHNTVNKVFHLVAFECMFTQRSFVLESGLLVPTGNIATVQTCASVVEGVSRCRNALLNGDTSHYDWDSGYTCHQLGSGAIVIQLAQPYLLSSIRLLLWDCDERSYSYYVEVSSDQQHWVQVVDRTRVMCRSWQTLQFEKQPASFIRIVGTHNTANEVFHCVHFECPAQLDTEVKEGSPGSNQSNQTRNSQQPQQSGPQGLCTARISMSTLHT